AAAACCTCCGCGACGCATGGGGGCAGGTAATGCAAAACGCGCAGGCCAAAACAACGGCTGAGAAGCAGGCCGTCACAATACCGCGCGTGGCCGTACAGCTCTAGGGGTCTCGGCTCACGCACCCCGCCCGCTCCCCTGAACGGCTCGAAATCTCCCTCCCTCCCAAAGGTTTATTCGCGTAAAATGGGGGCATGGGTAAACGGATACTTATCGTCATCGCACAGCACAGATTCCGCGACGAGGAATTTGAGCACCCCAAGGCCGTTTTCGCCCAAAAAGGCTTCACCGTGACGGTGGCCGCTCCGGAAAAAAAAGAGGCCACCGGCATGAAGGGGGCGAAGGTCATGCCCGATTTGTCGATCGCCGACGCCGCAACGCAACAGTATGACGCCGTCGTGGTGGTGGGCGGCGGCGGCGCGCGGGAAGACCTCTGGAATAACCGGACGCTCTTCAATATCCTGAACGCCCACCACGCCGCCGGTAAACCGGTGGCCGCCATCTGCATCGCCCCGGTGGCGCTGGCGCATGCGGGACTGCTTAAAGGGATTTCCGCCACCGTCTACAAAGAGCCCGATACGCTGGCTGAATTCGCCAAACATGGGGCGAAACTGGAAGAGAAAGACGTAGTGGTGTCGGGCCGCATCGTCACCGCCAACGGA
This portion of the Nitrospinota bacterium genome encodes:
- a CDS encoding DJ-1/PfpI family protein; the protein is MGKRILIVIAQHRFRDEEFEHPKAVFAQKGFTVTVAAPEKKEATGMKGAKVMPDLSIADAATQQYDAVVVVGGGGAREDLWNNRTLFNILNAHHAAGKPVAAICIAPVALAHAGLLKGISATVYKEPDTLAEFAKHGAKLEEKDVVVSGRIVTANGPAAARQFGQAVAALLA